One genomic segment of Terriglobia bacterium includes these proteins:
- a CDS encoding MBL fold metallo-hydrolase, with translation MTVLASGSRGNCTVLSSDNASILVDAGISCRETLKRMRAAGEDPERLQAIVVSHEHQDHVAGLDVLARKLKVPVYITESTYQRWRRETKGRDGKPVTLERREHFQAGRSFTVADISVTPFTIPHDAADPCGFTFRTAGIKLGLVTDLGYLAANVKEHLRGCDGLMIESNHDLEMLRNGPYPWMVKQRVMSRVGHLSNTALAEFFAKDYDGQASFLVLAHLSEHNNHPELARESAYQALGGKMSLFRSASIHLAHQDKPLHPLCLG, from the coding sequence ATGACAGTTTTGGCGAGCGGGAGCCGGGGGAACTGCACAGTTCTCTCCAGCGACAACGCCAGTATCCTGGTGGACGCCGGTATCTCCTGCCGCGAGACCTTGAAGCGCATGCGGGCCGCCGGCGAAGACCCGGAGCGCCTGCAGGCGATCGTGGTCTCGCACGAGCACCAGGACCACGTGGCCGGACTGGACGTGCTGGCGCGCAAGCTGAAAGTTCCGGTGTACATCACCGAGTCCACGTACCAGCGGTGGCGTCGCGAGACCAAAGGCCGCGACGGCAAGCCGGTAACGCTGGAGCGTCGCGAACATTTCCAGGCGGGCCGCAGCTTCACCGTCGCCGACATCAGCGTGACTCCGTTTACCATTCCCCATGACGCCGCCGATCCCTGCGGCTTTACCTTCAGGACCGCGGGCATCAAGCTGGGTCTGGTGACCGACCTCGGCTACCTGGCTGCCAACGTAAAAGAGCACCTGCGCGGCTGCGACGGGCTGATGATTGAGTCCAACCACGACCTGGAGATGCTGCGCAACGGGCCTTATCCGTGGATGGTCAAGCAGCGCGTCATGTCCCGTGTGGGCCATCTTTCCAATACCGCGCTGGCGGAATTTTTTGCCAAAGACTATGACGGCCAGGCATCGTTCCTGGTGCTGGCGCATCTATCTGAACATAACAACCACCCCGAGCTGGCGCGGGAGTCGGCGTATCAGGCCTTAGGCGGCAAGATGAGCCTGTTCCGGTCGGCCTCCATTCATCTGGCCCACCAGGACAAGCCATTGCATCCCCTCTGCCTCGGGTGA
- a CDS encoding dihydroorotate dehydrogenase, which yields MATPTTTSPTPEKPEKPETKDTGRRKPDLSVRFAGITFKNPIIAAAGTFGYGIEFEDIVTLEKLGGFVTKGLSREPMVGNPPPRLFETAAGMLNSIGLQNIGARAFIEEKLPKLAAKNNVVVICNVFGYTREDYLDTIHILNDAEGITAYELNVSCPNTQEGGMVFGTNRTMLEELVANCKSASRRPLIVKLSPNVTSIPAMAKAAENAGADAISLVNTFVGMAIDADTRKPRISNVTAGLSGPAIKPIALRMVYEAAHTVEIPVIGMGGISTATDAVEFMLAGAAAVQVGTANFWDPCATEKIVDGLQRWCVEHRAQKITDLIGALQI from the coding sequence ATGGCTACCCCGACGACTACATCGCCGACACCGGAGAAACCGGAAAAGCCGGAGACGAAAGACACTGGCCGCCGCAAGCCGGACCTGAGCGTGCGCTTTGCCGGGATCACCTTCAAGAACCCGATCATCGCCGCCGCCGGAACGTTCGGCTACGGCATCGAGTTTGAAGACATTGTCACGCTGGAAAAGCTGGGCGGCTTTGTCACCAAGGGCCTGTCGCGGGAGCCCATGGTCGGCAACCCGCCGCCCCGCCTGTTTGAGACCGCCGCGGGCATGCTGAATTCCATCGGGCTGCAGAACATCGGCGCGCGCGCGTTCATCGAAGAAAAGCTGCCCAAGCTGGCGGCCAAGAACAACGTGGTGGTGATCTGCAACGTGTTCGGCTACACGCGCGAAGATTACCTAGACACCATCCACATTCTCAATGACGCCGAGGGCATCACCGCTTACGAACTGAATGTCTCATGCCCGAACACCCAGGAAGGCGGCATGGTGTTTGGCACCAACCGCACCATGCTGGAAGAGCTGGTGGCCAACTGCAAGTCGGCGTCACGGCGGCCGCTGATCGTGAAGCTGTCGCCTAACGTGACCAGCATTCCGGCCATGGCCAAAGCCGCGGAAAACGCCGGCGCGGACGCCATCTCGCTGGTCAACACCTTCGTGGGCATGGCGATTGACGCGGACACGCGCAAGCCGCGCATCTCCAACGTGACCGCCGGGCTGAGCGGCCCGGCCATCAAACCCATCGCGCTGCGCATGGTGTATGAAGCGGCGCATACGGTGGAGATACCGGTGATCGGCATGGGCGGAATCAGCACGGCCACCGACGCGGTGGAGTTCATGCTGGCCGGGGCCGCGGCGGTCCAAGTCGGCACCGCCAACTTCTGGGACCCATGCGCGACAGAAAAAATTGTGGATGGACTACAGCGCTGGTGCGTGGAACATCGGGCGCAGAAGATTACGGACTTGATTGGAGCTTTACAAATCTAG
- a CDS encoding VTT domain-containing protein yields MRNLNLWRPVLSAVLAAKPRVTPSTSVTFLRHVGGIGLVPLAILDSSIIPTFGSLDLLTAWLAALTPTLWLYYAAMSTVGALIGAVITYRMGKKVGTEWMEKKVGAKRVRQVDASIKRWGFGAIFVPCIAPPPFPTSWFFLGAGAFSFPMKKFIIAVLLGRSLRYGLLTLVAEHYGSHFLRYLRHPSRYIVISLIVSASLIFAAYLFSGKRKTSWRAATTGS; encoded by the coding sequence ATGCGGAATCTGAATCTCTGGCGCCCGGTCTTATCTGCCGTGTTGGCGGCCAAGCCGCGGGTCACGCCCTCGACGTCGGTCACATTTTTGCGCCACGTCGGCGGCATTGGCCTGGTTCCCCTGGCTATCCTCGACAGCTCCATCATTCCCACCTTTGGCAGCCTTGACTTGCTTACCGCCTGGCTGGCCGCGCTCACGCCCACCCTGTGGCTTTACTACGCTGCCATGAGCACCGTCGGCGCGCTGATCGGCGCGGTGATTACCTACCGCATGGGCAAAAAAGTGGGCACCGAGTGGATGGAGAAGAAAGTCGGGGCCAAGCGCGTACGCCAGGTGGACGCGTCCATCAAGCGCTGGGGCTTTGGCGCCATCTTTGTGCCTTGCATCGCGCCGCCGCCGTTTCCCACCTCGTGGTTTTTCCTGGGCGCCGGCGCATTCTCGTTCCCGATGAAGAAATTCATTATCGCTGTGCTGCTCGGCCGGTCGTTGCGTTACGGACTGCTCACCCTGGTTGCCGAGCATTACGGAAGCCACTTCCTGCGCTATCTTCGCCACCCCTCGCGCTACATCGTGATTTCGCTGATCGTCAGCGCGTCTCTGATCTTCGCGGCGTATCTGTTTTCAGGAAAAAGGAAGACTTCGTGGCGGGCGGCGACGACCGGAAGTTGA
- the serS gene encoding serine--tRNA ligase encodes MLDLAFVRDQLPQVEEMLRRRGQDPAVLARFREIDGKRRQLITQSETLKAQRNKASEEIARLKKSGQDASAQMEQTKQLREQGDTLEKQAGDTDQELRTLLAGVPNMPHESVPLGKSADDNKEVRKWGAPPQFSFAPKPHWELGEQLGVLDMERAVKLSGARFAVYWDLGARLERALANFMLDLHTREHGYTEVLTPYMVNSASMYGTGQLPKFADDQFRIEKHDLWLIPTAEVPLTNLYRDETLDAARLPLSVTGYTPCFRSEAGSYGKDVRGIIRQHQFQKVELVKFTRPEDSYAQHEQLTRNAETILQKLGLHYRVMLLCTGDMGSSSAKTYDLEVWLPGQQLYREISSCSNFEAYQARRANIRYRPEGSKKSEFVHTLNGSGLAIGRTWLAIMENYQQADGSVIVPDALRPYMGTDRITKKNF; translated from the coding sequence ATGCTTGACCTTGCTTTTGTTCGCGACCAGCTGCCCCAGGTCGAGGAGATGCTGCGCCGTCGCGGCCAGGACCCGGCGGTGCTGGCGCGCTTCCGCGAAATTGACGGCAAGCGCCGCCAGCTCATCACGCAATCGGAAACTCTGAAAGCCCAGCGCAACAAAGCTTCCGAGGAAATTGCCAGGCTCAAGAAGTCCGGACAGGACGCGAGCGCGCAGATGGAGCAGACCAAACAGCTGCGCGAGCAGGGTGACACGCTGGAAAAACAAGCCGGAGATACTGACCAGGAACTGCGCACCCTGCTGGCCGGTGTCCCCAACATGCCGCATGAGTCGGTGCCGCTGGGCAAATCGGCTGATGATAACAAGGAAGTCCGCAAGTGGGGCGCACCGCCGCAGTTCAGCTTTGCGCCCAAGCCGCACTGGGAACTGGGCGAACAGCTGGGCGTGCTGGACATGGAACGCGCCGTCAAGCTGAGCGGAGCGCGTTTTGCTGTCTATTGGGACCTGGGCGCGCGCCTGGAACGCGCGCTGGCCAACTTCATGCTCGATCTGCACACCCGCGAGCACGGTTACACCGAGGTGCTCACGCCTTACATGGTGAATTCGGCGTCCATGTACGGGACCGGGCAGTTGCCCAAGTTCGCTGACGACCAGTTCCGCATCGAGAAGCATGACCTGTGGCTGATCCCCACGGCGGAAGTGCCGCTGACCAATCTCTATCGCGACGAGACGCTTGACGCCGCGCGCCTGCCGCTGAGCGTGACCGGATACACGCCGTGCTTCCGCAGTGAAGCCGGTTCCTACGGCAAAGACGTGCGCGGCATCATCCGCCAGCACCAGTTCCAGAAAGTTGAGCTGGTGAAGTTCACGCGTCCGGAAGATTCTTACGCGCAGCATGAACAGCTCACGCGCAATGCTGAGACCATCTTGCAGAAACTCGGCCTGCATTATCGCGTGATGTTGCTCTGCACCGGCGACATGGGGTCTAGCTCAGCCAAGACCTACGACCTGGAAGTCTGGCTGCCCGGGCAGCAGCTCTATCGCGAGATTTCGTCGTGCTCGAACTTTGAGGCTTACCAGGCGCGGCGCGCCAACATACGCTACCGTCCGGAAGGCTCCAAGAAGAGCGAGTTCGTGCACACGCTGAACGGCAGCGGACTGGCCATCGGCCGGACGTGGCTGGCGATCATGGAAAACTACCAGCAAGCCGACGGCAGCGTAATCGTGCCAGACGCCCTGCGGCCGTACATGGGGACGGACAGGATCACGAAGAAGAACTTTTGA
- a CDS encoding outer membrane lipoprotein carrier protein LolA encodes MKTKLLPVLVLSLAWAGVGIAQKASPAPASAVSSAAASAPKPPSPQDDLKQVLAKMNQAATSFKSAQADFEFDNFTKDFDEHDIQKGQIYFRRAGKEVDVAIHVAWKVTKFVLYKDGKISLYEPAINQVTEKIVGKNKSDVEAVMNLGFGGSGDELVKSFDVTMEGWETVDGVKTARLRLVGKSEDLKKLFKSAVLWIDPERDVPLKQQFFASVGDYRLNHYTGIKLNAKLGNDLFQLKTKPNTQIVRP; translated from the coding sequence ATGAAAACGAAACTATTACCGGTGTTAGTGCTCAGCTTGGCGTGGGCGGGCGTGGGCATAGCGCAGAAGGCGTCCCCGGCGCCTGCATCGGCGGTCTCCTCGGCGGCCGCGTCTGCGCCTAAGCCGCCGTCGCCCCAGGACGATCTCAAACAGGTCCTGGCGAAGATGAACCAAGCAGCAACCAGCTTCAAATCCGCCCAGGCCGATTTCGAGTTTGATAACTTCACCAAGGATTTCGACGAGCACGACATTCAGAAGGGCCAGATCTACTTTCGTCGCGCCGGCAAGGAAGTGGACGTCGCCATTCATGTAGCGTGGAAAGTGACGAAGTTTGTCCTCTACAAGGACGGAAAAATCAGCCTGTACGAGCCGGCAATCAACCAGGTGACCGAAAAGATTGTCGGCAAGAACAAGTCTGACGTGGAAGCGGTGATGAACCTGGGTTTCGGCGGCAGCGGCGATGAACTGGTCAAATCATTTGACGTGACCATGGAAGGATGGGAAACCGTGGACGGAGTCAAGACCGCCCGGCTGCGGCTCGTCGGCAAGTCTGAGGATTTGAAGAAATTGTTCAAGAGCGCCGTCTTATGGATTGATCCGGAAAGAGACGTCCCGCTAAAGCAGCAGTTCTTCGCCAGCGTCGGCGACTACCGCCTGAACCACTACACCGGAATCAAGCTGAACGCCAAGCTGGGCAATGATCTTTTCCAGCTAAAAACCAAACCCAATACCCAGATTGTCCGCCCTTAG
- a CDS encoding TonB-dependent receptor: MTDQQGAVVPNAQIKLTNTSTGIAMTSTTDSTGSFRFNLIPAGEYKLEAAAPNFKTSVQTGLIVSAGHDTGVGIIKLTVGAPTTTVEVTSEAPLVDTTAAQVTNTFSGVALSTFAGVQENEGLDQLALFVPGTNSSRDSFFSNANGGNGFSVNGIRGRNNDQQIDGQNNNDNSVGGPGLFVTDAEFVNQYVLITNQFGPEYGRNAGSVVNIVTKSGGNAWHGSVFGSENNSILNSLNNFQKNSDICGTDCLTKPPRLNDEFGGFTIGGPIVKNKAFFFGGFDQELISQKSVFTTSALTPTPAGLAALAACFPTSTSLQALTAFGPYGIAAGSPTPLGTPVAAVGACPAASFAGVTRTVPQPDHIFDFIMKTDVQLSKDTIMGRYIFNRNNFFNAGDNGAAGYFFNVPALSQATLLSWTRNLNAHMVNEARVSFGRLNVEFGGSITGPASPVAGQIDTALANVLFNSGTLLGFGPATNIPQQRIVNTWQAQDNWNYVMGKHQLKAGINWTYQRSPNIFLPNINGQYRFSSWTSFMNNAPNRIRIANGPSLLDFREYDTFAYGGDDWKIRQNLTIQLGLTWSYYGQPANIFNDITVPRESNPATAFWGSTEPVGNPPGSGGPFLNPGAAIPLSARTVPLIPAPKNSFGPAVGFTYSPQWGGFLTGGAGKTTLRGGYRMLYDPPFYNIYLNVSTSAPEVFLQTFNTAATLAGKTLPAVPTGPNIRGLLAPSLQSGVFDPRTFAETQITPNFGPDKVQSWTLGMERELTKNAAIELRYVGNHAYNLFQTVDGNPMVGTGVAFGGPAPGLIDDFPNLVPAGVTACPAAQAFAPVAIGRQDCNNGINRTRTNTGYSNYHAAQVEFRANNLFKQLTVRSSYTYSKTLDNVSEIFSTFGGGNTSFAAQNPTNQVNGPGEYSFSGLDYPHTWSILFTEQLPFYKEQHGLAGHILGGWSVSANYLIASGQRYTPAQFGSAFSSANGDYYDFGYIANFPGIDTAHPFIGNLSAPVTAVGIFCGDALSSATCAGAGLTDTTLISLNQLNGPGNITTVTKDQVRFIMNAFNAQTIFGTPFGNAPRNPAQDALTNIANVSIFKTVKLGEHANFQFHTTFLNALNHNNYTSVDPFIDDAGLTGAFNGFGDVTQTPSVTRRIIFGGKLTF; this comes from the coding sequence GTGACTGACCAACAGGGCGCGGTTGTGCCCAATGCTCAAATCAAGTTGACCAATACCTCTACCGGTATTGCCATGACAAGCACTACCGATAGCACCGGCTCCTTCCGGTTCAATTTGATTCCGGCGGGTGAATACAAGCTGGAAGCTGCAGCGCCGAATTTCAAGACCTCGGTGCAAACCGGCCTCATCGTTTCCGCCGGCCATGACACCGGCGTGGGCATCATCAAGCTGACGGTAGGCGCTCCCACCACCACGGTGGAAGTCACCTCGGAAGCTCCGCTCGTTGACACCACAGCAGCCCAGGTTACCAACACCTTCTCCGGCGTGGCCCTGTCAACGTTTGCCGGCGTGCAAGAAAACGAAGGCTTGGACCAGCTGGCGTTGTTTGTGCCTGGCACCAACTCCAGCCGCGACTCGTTCTTCTCCAACGCCAACGGCGGCAACGGCTTCAGCGTGAACGGCATCCGCGGCCGCAACAATGACCAGCAGATTGACGGTCAGAACAACAATGACAACAGCGTGGGCGGCCCCGGACTGTTCGTGACCGACGCCGAGTTTGTCAACCAGTACGTGCTGATTACCAACCAGTTCGGTCCGGAATACGGCCGCAACGCCGGTTCGGTAGTGAACATCGTGACCAAGTCCGGCGGCAACGCCTGGCACGGCAGCGTATTCGGCAGCGAGAACAACTCGATCCTGAACTCGCTGAACAACTTCCAGAAGAACTCGGACATTTGCGGAACCGATTGTCTGACCAAGCCCCCGCGCCTCAACGATGAATTCGGCGGCTTCACCATCGGCGGTCCCATCGTCAAGAACAAAGCATTCTTCTTCGGCGGTTTCGACCAGGAACTTATTTCCCAAAAGAGCGTTTTCACCACTAGCGCTCTCACGCCGACGCCAGCCGGCCTGGCGGCCCTGGCGGCTTGCTTCCCCACCAGCACCAGCTTGCAGGCCCTGACTGCGTTTGGTCCTTACGGCATCGCGGCCGGCAGTCCGACGCCCCTGGGCACTCCGGTAGCGGCGGTGGGCGCGTGCCCGGCTGCTTCCTTTGCCGGTGTAACCCGCACGGTTCCTCAGCCTGATCACATCTTTGACTTCATCATGAAGACGGACGTGCAGCTGAGCAAAGACACCATCATGGGCCGGTACATTTTCAACCGGAACAACTTCTTCAACGCCGGCGACAACGGCGCTGCTGGATACTTCTTCAACGTGCCCGCGCTGAGCCAGGCCACCCTGCTGAGCTGGACGCGCAACTTGAACGCCCACATGGTGAACGAAGCTCGCGTATCGTTCGGTCGTCTGAACGTGGAATTCGGCGGCAGCATCACCGGCCCGGCTTCCCCGGTTGCTGGTCAAATTGACACCGCGCTGGCCAATGTTCTGTTCAACTCCGGCACCCTGCTCGGCTTTGGACCGGCCACCAACATCCCGCAACAGCGCATTGTGAATACCTGGCAGGCCCAGGACAACTGGAACTACGTAATGGGCAAGCACCAGTTGAAAGCTGGAATCAACTGGACGTATCAGCGCTCACCCAACATCTTCCTGCCCAACATCAATGGCCAGTACCGTTTCAGCAGCTGGACCAGCTTCATGAACAACGCTCCCAACCGTATCCGCATCGCCAACGGGCCGTCCTTGCTCGATTTCCGCGAGTATGACACCTTTGCGTACGGCGGCGACGATTGGAAGATCCGGCAGAACCTGACCATTCAGCTGGGCTTGACTTGGTCTTACTACGGCCAGCCGGCCAACATCTTCAATGACATCACGGTTCCGCGTGAGAGCAACCCGGCAACCGCTTTCTGGGGCTCCACCGAGCCGGTGGGCAATCCTCCAGGATCCGGTGGCCCGTTCCTGAACCCCGGCGCGGCCATTCCGCTTTCGGCCCGCACGGTTCCTCTAATTCCGGCGCCCAAGAACAGCTTTGGTCCGGCCGTGGGCTTCACCTACTCGCCTCAGTGGGGCGGCTTCCTGACCGGCGGAGCCGGCAAGACCACCCTCCGCGGCGGCTATCGCATGTTGTACGATCCGCCGTTCTACAACATTTACCTGAACGTCTCCACGTCAGCGCCGGAAGTGTTCCTGCAGACCTTCAACACCGCAGCCACCCTGGCCGGCAAGACGTTGCCTGCCGTTCCGACAGGTCCCAACATCCGCGGCCTTCTGGCTCCATCTTTGCAGAGCGGCGTGTTCGATCCTCGCACGTTCGCCGAGACCCAGATCACTCCCAACTTTGGTCCTGACAAGGTCCAGAGCTGGACCCTGGGTATGGAGCGCGAGCTGACCAAAAACGCGGCCATTGAACTGCGCTACGTCGGCAACCACGCTTACAACCTGTTCCAGACGGTTGACGGCAACCCCATGGTCGGCACTGGCGTCGCATTTGGTGGTCCCGCGCCAGGATTGATCGACGATTTCCCGAACCTGGTGCCCGCGGGCGTGACCGCTTGCCCGGCTGCCCAGGCTTTTGCTCCGGTGGCGATTGGCCGTCAGGATTGCAATAACGGCATCAACCGCACCCGCACCAACACCGGGTACTCCAACTACCACGCAGCCCAGGTGGAATTCCGCGCCAACAACCTGTTCAAACAGTTGACGGTCCGGAGCTCCTATACCTACAGCAAGACCCTGGACAACGTGAGCGAAATCTTCTCAACCTTTGGCGGCGGTAACACCAGCTTTGCCGCTCAGAACCCGACCAACCAGGTCAACGGGCCTGGCGAGTACTCGTTCTCCGGTCTGGATTATCCGCACACCTGGAGCATCTTGTTCACCGAGCAGCTGCCGTTCTACAAAGAACAGCACGGCTTGGCCGGACACATCCTGGGCGGCTGGTCGGTTTCCGCCAACTACTTGATCGCTTCCGGTCAGCGTTACACACCTGCTCAATTCGGTTCAGCCTTCAGCAGCGCGAATGGCGACTATTATGACTTCGGGTACATTGCCAACTTCCCGGGTATTGATACCGCCCATCCGTTCATTGGCAACCTGAGCGCTCCCGTCACCGCAGTCGGCATTTTCTGCGGAGATGCTCTTAGTTCCGCCACCTGCGCCGGCGCAGGGCTGACCGACACTACGCTCATCAGCTTGAACCAGCTGAACGGTCCAGGCAACATCACCACTGTCACCAAGGACCAGGTTCGGTTCATTATGAACGCCTTTAATGCGCAGACTATTTTCGGAACTCCGTTTGGCAACGCGCCACGGAACCCGGCTCAGGATGCGCTCACCAACATCGCGAACGTGTCCATCTTCAAGACCGTGAAACTGGGCGAGCACGCTAACTTCCAGTTCCACACCACGTTCCTGAATGCCTTGAACCACAACAACTACACCAGTGTGGATCCGTTCATTGACGATGCGGGTCTAACCGGTGCGTTCAACGGGTTTGGCGATGTCACCCAGACTCCGAGCGTTACCCGCCGGATTATCTTTGGCGGCAAGCTCACTTTCTAA
- a CDS encoding IscS subfamily cysteine desulfurase, whose translation MKLPIYLDNHATTPLDPGVLDAMLPYLTGKFGNAASHSHSFGWEAEAAVEAARMQIAACIGASPAEIVFTSGATESDNLAIKGVAEACQDRGDHIITLATEHKAVLDSCKRLEKYGRRVTYLPVKPDGLMDLDQFSRAFEDRTVLVTIMAANNETGVLQPLEEIGKICRQRGVLFHSDAVQALGKLPLDVNQTNLDLASLTAHKCYGPKGCGALYVRSHPSVRVAPMIDGGGHEHGMRSGTLNVAGIAGFGKACEIARQEMAEESCRMAGLRNRLRDRLLAELDEVTVNGNMEHRLPGNLNVSFLGVEGDALMAAVNDIAVSSGSACSSVKVEPSYVLKALGLSDEAANAAIRFGIGRFNTEAEIDYAAGRVIDAVKKLRQGSPRYASAKRGTVFGKGLGSP comes from the coding sequence CTGAAACTCCCCATCTATCTGGACAACCACGCCACCACGCCGCTGGACCCTGGGGTGCTGGACGCCATGCTGCCCTACCTGACCGGAAAGTTCGGCAACGCCGCCAGCCATAGCCACAGTTTCGGCTGGGAAGCCGAGGCCGCGGTGGAAGCCGCGCGCATGCAGATCGCCGCGTGCATCGGCGCGTCACCGGCGGAGATCGTGTTCACCTCCGGGGCCACCGAGAGTGACAATCTGGCCATCAAAGGCGTGGCGGAAGCCTGTCAGGACCGGGGCGACCACATCATCACTCTGGCCACCGAGCACAAAGCCGTGCTCGATAGCTGCAAGCGGCTGGAGAAATACGGGCGCCGCGTCACCTACCTTCCAGTAAAACCCGATGGCCTGATGGACCTGGACCAATTCTCCCGGGCTTTCGAAGACCGCACCGTTCTGGTGACCATCATGGCCGCCAATAATGAAACCGGGGTGCTGCAGCCGCTGGAGGAAATAGGCAAGATCTGCCGACAGCGCGGCGTGCTCTTCCACTCTGACGCAGTGCAGGCCCTGGGGAAACTGCCGCTGGATGTAAACCAGACGAACCTTGATCTGGCGTCGCTGACGGCTCACAAGTGTTATGGCCCCAAAGGCTGCGGCGCGCTCTACGTGCGCAGCCACCCCAGCGTGCGCGTGGCGCCCATGATTGACGGTGGCGGCCACGAGCACGGCATGCGCTCAGGCACGCTCAACGTAGCCGGCATCGCCGGTTTCGGCAAGGCCTGTGAAATCGCCCGCCAGGAGATGGCGGAAGAGAGCTGCCGGATGGCCGGACTGCGCAATCGCCTCCGCGACCGACTGCTTGCGGAATTGGACGAAGTCACGGTGAACGGCAACATGGAACACCGCTTGCCCGGCAACCTGAATGTAAGTTTTTTGGGTGTGGAGGGCGACGCGCTGATGGCGGCCGTCAATGACATCGCCGTTTCCAGCGGTTCGGCCTGTTCATCGGTGAAGGTGGAGCCGTCTTACGTCCTCAAGGCTCTGGGTTTGAGCGACGAAGCGGCCAATGCGGCCATACGCTTTGGCATCGGCCGCTTCAATACGGAAGCGGAAATTGATTACGCCGCCGGGCGAGTGATTGACGCGGTGAAGAAGCTCCGCCAAGGCTCGCCGCGGTACGCCAGCGCCAAGCGCGGCACGGTCTTCGGGAAAGGCCTAGGCAGCCCCTAG
- the galT gene encoding galactose-1-phosphate uridylyltransferase, giving the protein MPELRKDPITGRWVIISTDRSKRPGDFSREHAGITAPAFCPFCPGNEDKTPPEIMAYRPSENGHNKARWNLRVVPNKFPALGIEGDLDRQADGMFDKMNGIGAHEVVIETPNHMETLASMPVKRVEDVLWAFRDRILDLKQDRRFKYIMVFKNHGASAGASLDHPCSQLIALPILPKQVVEELEGAKKYFSNKERCIFCDILRQEMEARVRVAAENQDFITLCPYAPRYPFETWILPRRHESAFENSPSSLYENLARMLKTVLNKSIQLLDDPAYNLVLHTSPIQENANDYYHWHLEIIPRLSKIAGFEWGTGFYINPTPPEEAARFLREVVLEETQPVTK; this is encoded by the coding sequence GTGCCTGAGCTCAGAAAAGATCCCATCACCGGACGCTGGGTAATCATCTCCACCGACCGGTCCAAGCGGCCCGGTGATTTTTCCCGCGAGCATGCCGGCATCACGGCCCCGGCTTTCTGTCCTTTTTGTCCCGGAAATGAAGACAAGACGCCTCCGGAGATCATGGCCTACCGTCCCAGCGAAAACGGCCACAACAAAGCCCGATGGAACCTGCGCGTGGTGCCCAACAAGTTCCCCGCCCTGGGTATTGAGGGCGATCTTGACCGCCAGGCTGACGGCATGTTCGACAAAATGAACGGCATCGGCGCGCATGAAGTGGTGATCGAAACTCCCAACCACATGGAGACCCTGGCCAGCATGCCGGTCAAGCGCGTGGAAGATGTGCTGTGGGCCTTCCGCGATCGCATCCTGGACCTGAAACAGGACCGGCGTTTCAAGTACATCATGGTATTCAAGAACCACGGCGCGTCCGCGGGCGCGTCCCTGGACCATCCGTGTTCGCAGTTGATCGCTTTGCCGATTCTGCCCAAGCAGGTGGTAGAAGAGCTGGAAGGCGCCAAAAAGTATTTCTCCAACAAAGAGCGCTGCATCTTTTGCGACATCCTGCGCCAGGAGATGGAGGCGCGGGTGCGCGTTGCCGCGGAAAACCAGGACTTCATCACCCTGTGCCCCTATGCTCCGCGTTATCCCTTTGAAACCTGGATCCTGCCGCGCCGGCACGAGTCAGCGTTTGAGAATTCGCCTTCCAGCCTGTATGAAAACCTGGCGCGCATGCTGAAGACCGTGCTCAACAAGTCCATTCAGTTGCTGGACGATCCCGCCTACAACCTGGTGCTGCACACTTCGCCCATCCAGGAAAACGCCAACGACTATTACCACTGGCACCTGGAGATCATCCCCCGGCTGAGCAAGATTGCCGGGTTTGAATGGGGCACGGGGTTTTACATCAACCCTACGCCGCCGGAAGAAGCTGCGCGGTTTCTGCGCGAGGTAGTGCTGGAAGAAACCCAGCCGGTCACCAAATGA
- a CDS encoding YraN family protein: protein MLRSGKIVRFALRALDSAARILPGGKAQPEHLRTGRRGEEEAYFYLRENGYVIIARNYRSPRSRSELDLAGWEGDTLCFIEVKTRTTRAVQPAEAAVDPEKQRDLSHVAREFLRQIKGHPAHRFDIVSVYLETGKKPEIALFKDAFRPA from the coding sequence ATGCTTCGATCGGGAAAGATTGTCCGCTTCGCCCTCCGCGCCCTTGATTCCGCCGCGCGCATCCTGCCCGGCGGGAAAGCCCAGCCCGAGCATCTGCGCACCGGGCGTCGCGGAGAAGAAGAAGCCTACTTCTATCTGCGCGAGAATGGCTACGTCATCATCGCCCGCAACTACCGCAGCCCGCGCAGCCGCAGCGAACTTGACCTGGCAGGCTGGGAAGGCGATACGCTGTGCTTCATCGAAGTCAAGACCAGGACCACGCGCGCGGTCCAGCCCGCCGAAGCCGCGGTTGATCCGGAGAAACAGCGCGACCTTTCGCACGTCGCCCGCGAGTTCCTGCGCCAGATCAAAGGCCATCCTGCGCACCGGTTCGATATTGTGAGCGTCTATCTGGAGACCGGCAAGAAGCCGGAGATTGCGTTGTTTAAAGACGCCTTCCGTCCCGCCTGA